The sequence GGTCTGGGTGAAGGATGATGCAGAGCTGGTGTTCTGGCCAGCATCCCAGTGCGGCCCCAGCCACTGCAGGATGTTTCCAGCCTACTGGGATTCGGGCTCCAGCTGACAGGACAGCTTGTGGCTGCAGGACAGAGAGGCAGCTGTGAGGCCACCATGAGCCACACATCAGGTCCCCTCTCATTGCCTGACCAGCTGGAATCCTGGGTCCCCAGCAGTCCCCATGCAACAAGGTTTGATGCTGGCAGTGGAGTCATGGCCATAGGCTCTCTGCTGCTATCCACAGAGAGCCTCCtctaggccaggtggggtggctgacacctgtactgtcagtactttgggaggctgaggtgggtggattgcttgaggccaggagtttgagaccagcctggacatcatcgtgaaaccccacctgtaccAGAACAACAACAGGAGAACaaccggacatggtggtggatagcagtagtcccagctgcttggaggctgaggaagggcttgagcccaggaggcagatgttgcagtgagcagagatggtgacactgcagtgcagcctgggcgacagagccagaccacgttaaaaaaaaatggagagctttctcccaccctctgcccatCTCCCAGGCCCTCACCTCTCCTTGTCACTGAGCTGCTCCATTCTTGAGAAACAAGTGACAAATTTCTCCAGAGGGTGAAGCCTGTAATTCATGGCAGCCACTTGGAGCAGCTGCAATTCCTGCAGAACTCGGACCTCCTAGAGACAGAGGACAGGATGCTGACAGGGCCTGGGTGGAAGACGCTGAGGGGACCTTTGGCAGGCAGGGAGAAGGGGCTGGTCCCTGGGGCCGTTCTCTGAGGGGGCCCCATGCAGCCCCCAGCCTGTTCTCAGAGTTGGATGTAAATAGCCCCTCCTGCAGGAATTGGTCTTTCATTCCAGTgcctttcccactttctccactGGGATAGGTCTCCTCCTCCTGTGTGTGTCAAACCCTTCCAGTAAAACTAAGATGTAGAGGATGGAGCCAGGGAGAGTCCTGTCCAGGGTGGACTGTGACGTCCACATCCCCAACCTCATCCAACGTGAATTTCCCAGCTGCTCACCTTTCTCCTCTTGTTGGTGTTGCCCTGGAAGTCAGATAGAGCCCATCAGAAAGGTCCCTGGCCCACAAcagccccaccccatcccttccCATGCTGCATTACTGCCAGGGCCACCAGGGTCAGGGAATGTGCACATGACACAACGTaaacctgcctcaggctccgggCTCTAGGGCAGTGGGCATGGGAGCTGAGGCTCAGGGACCTTCTGCCCCAACCCTCTGAGATGacagacagagaaactgaggtcTCCCTTAGAAAGAAAGTGCTCAGTTATCCTGGAATTGCCTGCCCTTGGAAAGGCTCAATTTCACCCTCCTATTATGGGACTACCCTAGGGAGAGGCTGAGTCCAGCTCAGCCCACACCTCAGCAGCGCTGCAGTCAGACAGCTCTGCAGCTTCACCACTCAGGGATAGGGACTGGTGACTGCCATGGAGCCTCTGTCAGTCAGAGGTAATGAGATGGGCCTGACACCCCCACCCACAGGAGCAGCTATGAGGCTCTCAGGAGAGGAGGTTTTCCAAGGGCTGAGATCTAAGGGCTCCTTCCAGGCCCCTGTCCTCCCAAGCCTCAGGATCCTGGTTCCCAACCAGCCTGCCCCAGGCTCACTCACATCCAGATCGTCCGGGATGGCCGAATCCAACCTGTGTAACTCAGTCAGAAAATCCCCCAGGAAGGGGACCACGCCCTGTGCcatggaggggtggggaggtgggaggggtagTGGTGATGAGTATTGACCCTCAGGTGCTTGCCCAAGGCCCTGTCCCATGAAAtcccatcagcccctgtgtcCCAGAACCCCCGTCCCCAGGTCTCCCAGTTGTAGCAGCCAAAGACACTCAGCTGCCTTTCCCAATTCCCTGCCTCCTCTATTCCAGCTGACCTCCAAGTCTGGCAATCACTCCTAGTTACCTCTATGGTGGGATTTTAACAAGTCACaagggcctgtggtcccagccttACCCTAGGGACACTCTGAGTTCTGCTTTCCCAGACCCTTGCTCTGGTCTCTCCAATGGAGGTTTTCCAGGCCCAGTGGCCataggagggcagggctggggaggaagccCCCGCTGTGTTGATATGGAGGCCTCCAGCTGGTGGGGAAAAGAGCCCTGTCCTCTGATCCCCTGCGGTCCCTCCATGCCACAGTCTCACTcaccttcttctgcctctgtAGCCTCATCTGGGCTCTCTGGGGGTTCCTCTCCTGGGTGGCCACCTTAAAGCTCCCCGCCTGCCAGGTGTCAGGGACAGGGACAGTGAggctctcctcccttcccccagttACACCCCAGCCACCCCACACTTGGATCTCCAGGGACTGGCGTGAGTCACCTGGCACAGTGCTCATACCACTGGCCAGCTCCACACTCCCTGTGTGTGTCACCCACTCATGCAGCCAGGCCTCCCTGAGACTGTTTCCTTTCTGTAAAGAGCCATGAAAACCACAGCTACCTCACAGGACCTCCTGAGTACTGTTTCCTGTAGCTGTTGTCATTGTTCTCCCCCTCATCCCTCTGAGGAAGAACCATTCACGAGCACCCTccaattgctttcttttcttgaaCCTCATTTCCACCCTGTGAGGCCTGCACTACAGGCTCAGCATCCcttcattttccagataaggaaacagagaccAAGAGTGGGCAGTGACTCCCCAGGGCCCCAAAAGAGAAGGCACCTCCTCCCCATCCTGGAGGCTCTGTCTCGGCTGCCCTCACCCCATATCCCAGCACCACCACCCATCAGGGTCTTGTTCTTTGGAGTCTCTGAGTGTCTAGGTCTCCAGCCTTGCAGAGTCGTGATGGGAAAGGGACAGGGCATTTTAGGAGACCTGGTTAAGTGGCACCTGCCTATCTGAGCCCCACTGGAGTCTCTGCCACACAAACTGGGTTTGCGCCATGCCAAATCCATGGTTTGGCCTCTCCAGTGATCCCCCAGGGGAGTTCCGTGCACAGAACTCTCTTCCTCCACTCAGGATGTGGCCTCCTGAGGCGACATCTCTCACGGACATGGCAGGGTTTTCCAGAATCCTGGGTGGGGTGGCATGTTGCCTTCTCATTTGCATGGAGGTTTCTAAGATCTGGTCAGGGAGGATCCCCTGGAATGCATGGATCCCCCAGATACTTGTCATGAGCATGTGTCACTGCTAATTGGTGAGAATCCTGTGACATGACCATTTTCAGATGTCTGCAAAGGGCAGAGTGGGGAGTCCCAGCAAACACATACATCTGTCCTGAGTTTGCCCATTGGGACCCATAGCTGGGCAGTCTACTGGACTCCCTGGCATATGAGCTTCCTCTGTTGTGGTTCCCTCTTTCCCCCAGTGTGGGCTGCAGTCCCTGCCCATGGAGGTGCGCTGCAGACAGAAGCAGCAGCGGAGGCCTGGCTTCCTGAGGAATTGCTCCCAGtttgaggaagaaggaaagtCCCACCTACCATGACCACCCCCCAGCCTGGAGGAAGCTCCATGCCAGCAGCATGGACCAGCATGGGAGCCAGAGTCCTGCTAATGCTGCAGCTCATCACCCTCACTCAGAAGCCCAGCAGCCATTGCCACATCCTATTTCCAGGGCCTGCTGCCCCCGTGCCCCCACGTGCCCATCGACCCACACACCTCTCCTCCTGTTTGCCCAAAGTAGGCATGGAGGGAATTTTTCAAGTCCACTTTTAGTAGGTAAGtcaaaacattacaaaataacCACTGCACACCGGGATCAATGCCCTTCCAAACTCACTCTTTCCTCTGACCCTTAAACACTTGTCCCACATCTCCCAGACTCCACTGTACCTTGATCAGCAGGTCCCTCTTCACTGCAGTGTCTTTTTTGCAGAGTTCTTTTAGATATTTTGAGCTTTTGCTAttgatagaagaaagaaaaaagggtaaaTTTGGGAATCACGGGGGAGATTTGTGAATTCCAATCCCTTTTGTTTGAAAACCCAGTGAATCTCAGCTTCCTGCGTGAGAGTTTCCAGTGGGGTCGTCTGATGACAAGGGCTCCAGAGGACCAGGGTGGGACTGTCATGCTCCTCCCCTGGCCCATCTCCACTTCACATGAGCCCCTGCGTGTTCACAGTTAGCTTCCAGCTGGACACAGTTCCACTGCTGGGTGCAAACACCTGAAAGCCTCCAGTTGGCTCCAGTCTGTTCCTGATGGTTAAAAATCCTTAGTCCTGAGTTGGAAATCTTTGCCTAGGAGTCCAGGGCAGCTTAGTGACCACACCTACCAGCCCATCCCTGCCTCCAGCGTCCCTGTTCTCCAAGAACCTTTCAAAGTCGTTGAGGGCACATGGGGAGAACTATGGGTCCCTAAGTCAACTCTGGTGCTCCCGTGGAGGGAGCTCCTCACCTGGACACTGCTGCCCACGTCTTGTGTAGCCGATGTATTGGGTTGCTGCGCAGAGCAGAGATGATGGCGTGCACTGAGGAGAAGTTGTTGAGGCGTAGGCACTCttggagagggaagagtgagcTGTGAGGTCCAGAGTTGGAGTCCGACCCACTTCAGGCTCAGCCCCCTCTGCTGAGATCTCCCTTCCTGAATGAAGCAGAGGCCCAGGGAGCCTCAGGAGGGTACACCTGGGGCTGAGTGAATGTCACTCATCTAGAAAGATTTCAGTTCAACCCAAGGAAGATCCCAGGTCAGACGTGAGCAGCCACCACTGGGCCATGGGGGTCAAGGTCAGGGAAGCTCAGAGAAGGGCCTAGGGGATGTGTAGGGCTCAGGCTAGAGATACAGATGCCAATCCTGAAAGCCgatggaggagaagaggcagttCCCCATTTTTAAAGAGGGAATCCCAAGGCCCAACCATGGCTTACCCTGGCCACCTTGATCCAGTGCTCCACCACCCTGGCCCTATCCTGGACCCTCATGCTGTGGTCCCCGAGGCAGGAGGTGGTGACACAGTTGGCGAGCCTGTTGAAGTGTGCAATGGTGGCACAAACTGTGGGTGCCACGTGCTCACTCCCCTTCTGATGTCGTTGGCCCCAGATGGAGCCCAAGCATTCGTAGAGCTCCACCTTCTTGAACAGATCCTTTGGGGAAGGAGGAGAGTGTCATGGACACAGCACACCCCAGCTCAGAGTCACCCACAGTCCCAGGCAGGGACTGAGCTCACAGTCATCCACAGTCTCTGGCAGGAACCGAGCTTGAGCTCAGAAAGCTTTAAAATATGCTCCAGACTTGTGGGAGTCCCtgggtttggttttctgcccACCGAGGGCCCTGAATGCATCATGTCCCAGAAACCAACAAGGGTGGGAAGAGAGAGTGACATTTTCTCCCAGGCCATCCTCACTCCAAGAACTAGAAGGTGGCTCAGGCCTCCTCATCCTGAGGCCTCATCTTCCTCCCATCCCAATCAGCCCTCTACTCCTTCTCTCCCTACTGGTGCAGTTTCCTTGCAGCAGCTGCAACACTGGGCTCTGTTTGGGTGTCTGCCATAGAATCTAGTATGCATCAGGTACCTAATAAGTGCTGAGGGTAGTgaggctcctgagcagctgggtgagTGACCCATGGCCCTGCCTGCCCCTCAGTGATCACCTGCCCTGTCCTGCTTTCTGTCCATCCCCCGTCATTCAGTCTGCACAGTCACTCTGTGCAGCTGGCACGGGGGATTTCCCATCTCTGCTGTCTTGTGGGTGAGGAAACTCATCCAGATCCCATGGTTGATAAGAAGTGGGGCTGAAACTGGACCCAGGGCATTGGCCGCTCCTCAGAGACAGGCTGGTCTGAGATAGCTGGTGCCAGAGGCACAGCCTGCGAAGCCCAGCTGCTCACCGCATCCATAAGGGTCAGCTGCTCAgccagcagcctgggagggaaGGTCCTGATGTCCGGCAGCTCCTCAGTGTGTTGGCTCTGGACAGTCCCGGGACAGGGACAGGGTGACTCTGGGGCTGACTGTGGCTCCAGCACTGTTCCTGGAGGGGGCCCTTCCCCTGGTGCTGGTGCTGATGCTGAATGTAGATATCCTGGTGCATCCAGGGCTACAGGTGACTCTGGCTCTAGAGCAGGCCGCAGGTCCGCCAGCAGTGGTGgtgctggctccagggccagcaTTGTTAATGCGTgttgcccaggaggtggagcaggatctggaaaaggagaaaaggtcaCCATTCCAGTCACTCTTCACTGGGATTTCCAagtatagaaatgcctggatggaATTTAAGGGAATTATAGCCCCAAAACACCACCCCCGGAAAGTCTTCTCACCATCTGGCTTGGCCTCCTTGGGCTCCGGAAGCACCAACTGGCCTAGGACAATTTCCTGATGGTCCTCCACGCCCAGTCCAGGCCAGGCGAAGGTCCTGAAGGCCAGCTTTATCCAGAAAGATGACCGTTGCATGGCCTGGCAGCAAACTGAGGTGTTTTCAGGGGGCCAGGTGAACAAAATggaggtggtggtgctggtgatgAGTGGACAGCTGAGTCAGAGGCCTGGCCTTCTCCCACACAACCCTCCAGGGCACCCTTGCGTGGTTCTGGGTCCCTGGCCTCTTGCTGCCTGTGTAGAGGACAGCCCCACCCTACCCCAAGCCATCAGTGCTGTCCTGGATGGGGCAGACCTGGCCATGCAACAGGGCTCTACAGACCCTTGTGTGCCCCGGCGTCCCACTGACATTCTCTTTCCAATGGCCCTGGAGCACAGCACTGTGCACCTGGGCACTCAAGACTGTAGCTCCAGGCAGATTTGTGAGCAGCTTGCTCATCAAAGCTCCAGCTTTGGTTCCCCTGGTCCTGGGGTTAGGAGGGTAGGGGCAGATGTTGGGtggaggaggacagggagagCTGGGAAGCCACAGTGGTGGGGATGGGTCTCTCAGTGGCCAGTTGTGACCCCAGCCTCACTTCTCCTTTGCAAGGGACCTAAGTCTTCATTTAAGAACTCACTATTTGCCTCTTGCAGGGGAAGTCCCCAGATGTCAGCCTTGTTGTGGGAATTATAAGACATATGAACCCCAGAGCTCCTTTATTCTCTCCCCAGCCAGAGTCCACATATTTCCCCCCATGTTTTGTGGGTGAAGAGGCCCTTCAGAACCCTAAGTCCCCCCAGTTTATACTTGTTGGGCTCCGTCATTCTAGTCAGGATCTGGGAGGATGCCACCATATGTAGAGGAGGCCATGAGGGTTTCCCCTCTAACATTCTGTAGATATGATTTGTTTATTCTGTCTACTGTGAGCACCTGACTCTGAGTAGAATTGAGGCCCAGGGATTGTCATCTGCCTTGTTTATGAAATTAGGCCAAGTCACAAGAAGAACGATGCACAAATGAGgtgttttgtatgtatgtgttgaaTGAGTGAACCCCAACCATTGGAGAACCCAGTGAGCCTCTCCAGATGTCTGAGTGGGCCTGTGGCTCCTTTTTCAGCATGAAGGGACCCCTCTTCTGTCTGTGTCAAGGAGAAAGTCCAGCCAGAAGGAAACTCAGACATCCTTTAGCAATGCCATTGCAGACTTGCTTTCTATGTGCCTTTCCAAACAGCAAGAGAGATGGGCCATTGCGGCAGAATGCTGAGAGCTGCTTCAGTGAGTGGGAAGAGAAAAGTAATAAACATGAATCACAGCACCCACAGCAGATTGTCCAGAGTTTTAGGCTCTACGGACCCCTTTGTTTGCTGTGTCTTAGATCATTCAGTCCCTAGAAGAACGCTGTGGGGTTCATCTTCTCATTACTCCCTGTTCCAGAGGAGccaactgaggctccaagaggtgCATCTTCAAGACACAGCCAGTAGGGGACAGAGGCACCTCCGTGCCTTGGAGGGGATGGACACTCACCTTCTAACCAGTAGTTCCAAAAAGTGTGGCACGGTGATAAAGTCCCAGGAGGGACCCAGGCAGGTGGCATAGGAGGAGATGGGTTTAGTTAGAAAGGCTGGAACCAGGGACTCCAACAGCTTCTCCCCTGTGCTGGGCTGGAAAGTTGGCATCCTGCAGATCTCATTTCCATACTAGGGGGACAAGGAGGGACATGGGAGTCAGTGTAACACCATGAACCCCCAGAGGATCGGGATCTGGAACTCACACCAAAAAGCACCAACCCTTCAGGGACTTGTGCATGTGGAGAACCTGGGTGCCCATGGTGAAAAGGGTTCTAGGCTTTCAAGGTAAAATTGCATGTGAGGatggagaaggagaaaatgaTTCATGCCTTCAAGGCATCGGCACGGTGAGTGTCAGCTGTGGGGCAATAGCACCCTCTGTATCAACAGCCTGCATGAAGAGCATCATCCCTGCAATCCTCAAAAATCACCCTCATGGTGGAGAAGAGGAGACGCGGGCTTTTGGATGTCAGATGCTTGCTCAGCAGCACCCGGGTCAGAAGAGAGCACCTTCCACAGGGAGGACTGGATGAAATTCCCTCTAGGCCACCTGAGGCTCCACTTCTGATATGGAGTGGAAGGGCCTGGGGAGGTCTCATCCCCTCCTTATTTTAGTGACAGCACACCAGACAAGATGCTCTAGAAGAACTCTTTGACTTAAAGGGATatgattgtttttgttctttaacaTGAATGTGAGTCTGGAGAAACAGCTACGGCCATCCCAGCCCTGGCCAAGGGGAAAATGCCGGAAGACTCTAGGGTGGGAGGAAGCGCATCCCAAGGCCCAGGATCTGCCAGGCGACTCATGGAAGAGAAAACACAGGCAGGTACTGAAGCTGTAAAAGGTTACGCAAATGTATGTTTGAAACTGGAAATGAAACAAGGTAATTTTCTCTGCCACACAGACAGCAGATTGGCAAAAAGTTAAGAACATGTTAGTATTCAGGGGAGGTTGCATTCAAAGAAGCAGCTACCTTCAGAGGCTGCTGGTGACCCTGTGAGCAGCTGGAGCCCTTTTGGAAAGTCAGCTGGCTAGAGCTGTTGAAACTTGCTATCTGCACATCCTTTCACCCAGATTTCCCTTTCCCGGGTGTGTGTCTTCCACAGGggatttatgtattttatgggttgaattgtgtcccctccccCAAATGTAACTGTTTCTATTCTCAACCCCAGAgactcagaatgtgactgtgtttggacaCAGAGTTCTCCAAGAGGTAATTCAGGTGAAGTGAGTTCATTAGGGTGGCCCCTAATTTAATATGCCTGGGGTTCTTACAAGGAGAGGTGGTCAGCGCACAGAGAAGTTCAAGAGAAGACCCTGTGCTGACCGAGATAGAAGTCAGCCATCTCCACGGCAAGGAGAGAGGCCCAGACAAACCACCCCAGGCTGACAGCTTGACATtgggcttccagtctccagaactgtgaggaaccAGATTTCTGTGGTTAAGCCCTTCAGTCAGCGTGCATGTTATGGCAGCCCCGGGAAACTGCTCCAGCCTATTAGGACACACATGGGATTATGCTCCCTGTAGAAAGGCTGCCTAGAAAGGACATTTTATCACGACAGGCTCCACCAGCACTGAGAGGCTGACCCACTGTGGAACATGGCCTCCCTTAAGCAATATTACAGTGACATGCGTGGGTACAGCTCCTGCCTGGTGGGTCTGCAGGGATGTGTTCTGTGAGATGACACTTTACACACAGATGCATAGAGTAGCTTCACCTTCTTTTGTTGTAATCACCACTCCCCCAACTTGTTTGTGTAGAAGTGTTGGATTTTAAATCCTGGAGGAGGTCTGGCAGGGCAGAGGAGCTGCCGGTTGCCAGACGTACAATTAGGGTGGGGAGTTAAAATGGTAACAGTATGAGTATGTTGCTACAGTGTTACCATTGTACCCAA comes from Macaca fascicularis isolate 582-1 chromosome 10, T2T-MFA8v1.1 and encodes:
- the LOC135965474 gene encoding ral-GDS-related protein-like; the protein is MSTVPGDSRQSLEIQVWGGWGVTGGREESLTVPVPDTWQAGSFKVATQERNPQRAQMRLQRQKKGVVPFLGDFLTELHRLDSAIPDDLDGNTNKRRKEVRVLQELQLLQVAAMNYRLHPLEKFVTCFSRMEQLSDKESHKLSCQLEPESQ